Part of the Halobaculum halobium genome, CGGCGAGACGATGGAGCGGGCGGCCGAGGGCGACCTCACCGCGCGGATGGACGCCGACGTGGACGACGAGTCGATGGCGCGGATCGCCACGGAGTTCAACGAGATGATGGACGAGCTGTCGGCGACCGTCGGCGAGGTCGACCGCGTCGCCGCCGCGGTCGCGAGCGCGAGCGCGGAGGCCGACGCCGGCGTCGCCGAGGCCGAGCGCGCCGCCGGCGAGGTCGCCGACTCGACCGACGAGATCGCCGCCGGCGTCGACGAGCAGGTGAGTCACCTCCAGGAGGTGACCGGGGAGATGTCCGACCTGTCGGCGGCCGTCGAGGAGGTCGCCGCCACCGCAGACCAGGTCGCGGACGTGAGCGAGGAAGCCGCTGAGCGCGGCGAGCGCGGCGCCGCCCTCGCGGACGACGCCGTCGCGGAGATGGAAGCGATCGAGGCTCAGACCGAATCGACCGCCGAGGTCGTCCGCGGGCTCGAATCCGAGGTGACCGCGATCGGCGACATCGTGGACCTGATCGACGACATCGCCGAACAGACGAACACGCTGGCGCTCAACGCCTCGATCGAGGCCGCCCGTGCTGGCGCGGAGGGCGACGGGTTCGCCGTCGTCGCCGAGGAGGTGAAGACGCTCGCCACCGAGACGCGCGAGGCCACCGGTCGCATCGCCGACCGGATCGAGGCGGTGCAGTCGTCGACGGCCGACGCCGTTGGCGACATCGAGGAGACCACCGAGCGCGTCGAGGAGGGCGCCGAGACGATCGAGGCGGGGCTGGGCGCACTGGGCGACGTGGTCGAGGCCGTCGAGGAGGCCAACGACGGCGTCCAGTCCATCTCCACCGCCGCCGACGATCAGGCCGCCAGCGCCGAGGAGGTCGTCGCCATGGCCGACGAGGTCGCGAGCGTGAGCGAGGAGGCCGCCGCGGAGGCCGAAAGCGTGTCGGCGGCGGCCGCCGAGCAGTCCGCGTCGCTGAACCAGGTGAGCGGCGAGGTCGAACGCCTGGCCGAGCGGGCGGCGGACCTCCGGGAGTTGGCGGGGAGCTTCGAGACCGCCGACGAGGCGACGGTCGAGGGCGGCGTCGGGTCTCGGGCGAGCGAGGACGCGGTCGACGGCCGCGGCGACTTCGAGTTCGACGAGGGCTCGGCGGTCGCCGACGGTGGCGAGACGGCCGGGGTCGGCGGCGACGCGAACCGGTCCGGACGCGACGATCGATAGCGCTTGGCCGGGGGATGTAGCTCCGACCGAAATCAGATGCCGGGGTCGGGCCGCTCCCCGAGTTCGAACGAGACGGTCGTCTCGGATCCGTCGCGAAGCACGGTGAACGTCACCGATTCGCCGGGGGACGCCTCCAGCGCGAGATAGTTCGAGAGATCCGCCTGTACCTCGACGTCGGTGCCGCCGATCCCGACGATCACGTCGCCGCCGGTGGGGACGCTGACGCCGTCGACGGAGGTCGATCCGTCCGTTCCCCGGAGGGCGCCGGCGGCGGGCCCGTCCTCGACCACCTCGACGATGAGCACGCCGCCCACGTCGTCGATGTCGTACGCCTCGGCGATGACGGGCGACACCTCGACCAGCCGCACTCCCATGTACGGGTGTCTGTACTCCCCGGTCTCGGCGAGTTCGGGGACGACGCGCTTCGACAGCTCCGCCGAGACGCCGAACCCGAGGTTGTCGCCGCCGCCGCGGGCCGCGACCGCCGCGACGGCCCCGTCGTCGGTGACCAGCGGGCCGCCGGAGTTGCCGGGGTTGAGCGCGGCGTCGGTCTGCACCGAGTCGGCGACGGTGAAGTTGTTCGGCGCCGACAACACCCGATCGACCCCGGAGATGATGCCGGTGGAGGCGGAGCCGCTGAAGCCGTACGGCGAGCCGATCGCCATGACGTGGGTTCCGACCGGCGGCTCGGGATCGGTGTCGACCCACGACAGCGGCGTCGCCCACTCGGGACGGGTCTCGGCGCGCAACACCGCGAGATCGGAGTACGCGTCGGTACCGACGATCTCGGCGTCGTACCACGTGTTGTCTTGGAAGCGGAGCTTCACCTCGGTCGCGCCGGCGACGACGTGTTGGTTCGTGACGACGTAGCCGTCGCCGGCGACGAACCCGGAACCGCTCCCTTGCGGTCCGCTCGGACCGTAGTTGAGTATCCCGACGACCGACTCGATGGTCGACCGATACACCTCGGTCTCGGTCGCGGTCGACCCGGTCTCGCCCCCTTCGGCGTCGACGCCCGTCGTCCCGTTCGCGTCGGTCGCCCGCGGCGCGGCGTCGGAGGATCCCACCTGCACGCAGCCGGCGGCGCCGACGGCACCCGCGCTCGCGAGCCCCGCGAGCACGTCGCGTCGTGTTGGCATGAACCACGCTACGAACCTGATCCGAATAACTCCGGCGCTCTCGGACACCGGGACGTGGCGGCGTCCGCCGGGGCTGACGCCGCCGACCGACGTTGGCTCCGGCAGGCATTTGCCGGGCGCCGCAGTACCGTCGGGTATGAGCCTCGACGCCGACGTTCCGCCACCGCCGACGCTGTCGACGGTCGACCCCAGCCAGTACGATGACACGGAGGTCGCCGGCGACGAGTACCACCGCGAGGAACTGGAGGCGTTCCTCCGCGAGGGGGCGTGGGAAGCGGCGTTCGACCGATGGGCCGCGGGTGCGGACATCGACGCCGATACGTGGCGTATCGCGGGCGATCTGGAGCTGTTCGCGCGGTTCGACTTCTTCTGGGACGACTTCGCGGACCGCGTCGGCTACCACGCCCCGGGAATCCCAGAGGACTGGAAGGAGCGCGACCTCCATCCCGACCTCGAGAGCTGGGGACAAGTGTCGGCGATCAACGCCGCGTTGACCGAATTCGGCCAGGTCGTCTGCGAGGTGCTGAAAGCGGAGTACGTCGACTGGGAGAGCGAGTTCGAGGCGCCCGACGACCTCCCCGACTTCTGATGTGACCGCCGGTAGCGATTTACCCTCGGCGTGCCGTGTGTCAGCTATGGTCACGGCAACGGAGCGTGACGACATGACTTGGTACCAGTGTGACGCCTGCGGGTTGCTGTTCGACGATCCGGACGACGCCGAACAGCACGAGGAGCACTGCGACGCGGAGGACCCCTCGTACCTCCAATAGCCCGGTCATCGTCGCGACCGGCGACGGGGAACGCTTCCATCGGCCGCCAACGCGACTCAGAAGCGTTGGTCTGCGAGTCTGTCGGCGTGCTCGCGCGACTCCGCGACGACCCAGCGCACCTTCGCGGCGTCCCCGTACGCCAGCGTCTCCTTCAGTTCGTCGCGGAGCACGCCGACGCCGTATCCGACTGGGTCGCCGGTTGCGTCGCCCAGTTCGTAGACGCCGTAGCGATCGGGGGCGGCGGCGACCGTCGCGCGGTCCAGATCGCGCCACGGTTTCTGGAGGCTCATCTCACTCGGTTCCCTCGTCGTCATCGCGCTCGCCGCCTTCCCCGTCGTCCGCGACGAACTCGTAGCTCTGTTCGCCCCAATCGTCCTCGACGAAGACGAAGACGCGGCCGCCGGCGACGGCCGGATCCGCTTCGATCGCCGTGCGCTGGCCGCCCGGCCGGCGGGCGGTGACGCCCGGGAACAGCTCCTCCTCTTCTCCCTCGCCGAGGATGACGCGGCCGACGCCGGTCTGCTCGAGGATGTCGTCGTGGGTCTTCAGGTCGTTCACGTACAGCAGCACGCCCTCCGTCTCGGTGGGATCAGTGACGAGCACGTGCGACTCCTTTCCCGGCGGAGTGGTGAGGGTGCCCTCGACGACCTCCGGGACGCCGTGGTAGAAGGTGACGCGGCCGTCGAGGTACTCGACCTCGACGCCCTCCTCGCGGAGGGCGACGGAGACGCTCGCGGGCGCGATGTCGTTGCGATGGGGGGCGCTCATGCGTCCGAATGGGTGGCGGACGCGAATAAGCGCGGCGAGAACGGGGCGAGAGCGCGGCGGGAGGAGTCATGGTACCTCGACTCTCGGAAGCGTTATCCCTCATCCACCCATCCGTATGGTTGTAATGGCAAACGGTAAGGTTGATTTCTTCAACGACACAGGCGGCTACGGTTTCATCTCGACTGACGACGGCGACCTCGACGACGACGAAGACGTGTTCTTCCACATGGAGGATGTCGGCGGCGAAGACCTCACGGAAGGGACCGAGGTCGAGTTCGACATCGAGTCCTCGCCCAAGGGGCCCCGCGCGGCGAACGTCGTCCGGCAGTAACCCCGGCACAGCACTCTCGTTCGCAGCGGCGAACGACGACTTCAATTTTTCAGACGACTGCACCGGCGAGCCGACGCGCTCCGCTCGTTCTGGCTCTCTCGAGCGGTGCAGCTCCGCGTCGCCGGGCCGTGCGTCGCTCGACCCCGCCACGAACGAGCTGGCAGCGACCGGCGACGCACGCGGCGACCGTTCCCCACCCGCGGCCGCGATGTTGACACGACCGCCACGCTTTACCCCGGCGAACGCGCGCGTCGAGTCATGGAGGGACGCGCCGCCGCGCCCGGCGCCGGGACCGTCGTCAACGCCCTCGCGACGGGCCGCGGCGCCGCGTTCGCGCTGGATCTGGAGACGACCGCGACCGTCACACTCGACCCCGACGAGGAGGGGGTAGCCGGCGCAATCGACGGCGCGCCCGACGGCGACACCACGCTTATCGAGCGGTGCGTCGAGCGCGTTATCGACCGCTACGGGGCCGGCGAGGGGGGAACCGTCGAGACGGAAAGCGAGGTACCGACCGCCGCTGGGCTGAAGAGTTCGAGTGCGGCCGCGAACGCGGCCGTGGTGGCGACGCTGTCGGCGCTAGGATTGGAGGTGGCGAACGACCCCGACGCCGACGTGACAAAGACCGAGGCGTGTCGCGTCGGCGTCCGCGCCGCGCGCGACGCCGGCGTCACCGTGACGGGCGCGTTCGACGACGCGTCCGCGTCGATGCTCGGCGGCGTGACCGTCACCGACAACCGCGAGGACGACCTGCTCGTCAGCGACGACCCGTTCGCCGAGCACGCGCTCGTGTGGACGCCGCCGGAGCGCGCGTACTCGGCGGACGCGGACGTGACCGCGTGCGAGCGCGTCGCACCGATGGCTGAGTTGGCAACGCAGTTGGCGCTCGACGGCGACTACGCCCGGGCGATGACGGTGAACGGCCTCGCCTTCTCGGCGGCGCTGGGGTTCCCGACCGATCCCGCGGTGGAGGCGATGGCCGAGTGCGACGGCGTCTCGCTGTCGGGCACCGGGCCGAGCGTCGTCGCCGTCGGCAACCGCGACGACCTGACGGCGGTGCGCGAGCGGTGGGACGAGCGAGACGGCGAGACGCGACTGACGACCACACGCGAGCGCGGCGCCCGCGTCCTGTGACCGACCCGCGATCACACCACGAGATCAGATCATGAGCTACGACGATACGAGCCAGACACCCGAGGAGTTAGAGGCGATGAGCCTGGACGAACTGCGCGAGGAAATCGCCGACATCGACCGCGAGCTGGTCGAACTCATCGCCCGGCGGACGTACGTCGCCGACACCATCGCCGGCGTGAAAGACCGGCGTGACCTGCCGACGACCGACGAGACGCAAGAGCAGGCCGTGATGGACCGCGCCGGCGACAACGCCGAGCGCTTCGACGTGGACGCGAACCTGGTGAAGGCGATCTTCCGGCTGCTGATCGAGTTGAACAAGGTGGAGCAGCGGGAGAGTCGGTAGTCGACGACACCCTCCGCGGTCGACGCAGACGGGCCGAACGTCACGGCTTTGTTCCGGTGGTACAAGACACAGTTGTGAACAGCATCCGTCCCGCGGCCTTGGACGAGAGGCTCGAAGCGGCCGACGCGCCGTTCGTGCTGGATATTCGACCGCGGTCGAACTTTCAGCGGACCGCGATCGATGGCAGCCACAACGCCCCGGTCTACGACGACCTCCGGCGCGGAGACGACGGATCGCTGCGCGCGCACCTCGATGAGATCCCCCGCGACGAGGACGTGGTCGTCGTGTGCAAGATGGGCGTCGTCGCAAAGCGCGCGACGAGCGTCCTCGACGCCGCCGGCTACGACGCGATGACGCTCACCGGCGGGATAAGCGGGTGGAAGGGGTACCAGCGGAACTCGATCGGGTACAGGGTCCGTTCGCTGGTCTGGGACCTCAAGTCGGCGGTGTAGCGGATATCGACGGCGGAGCGCACAGCAGCCCGGCCGTCCGGCTCACCCGCGGACGCCGATCCCGCCCTCGTTGCGCGTGAGGAGGTAGCAGACGAACGAGGAGAGCCAGTGCGAGCCCGCGTAGTCGTCGGTGAACGCCTCGTCGACGCCGCGGCGGGCGTGGGCGACGGCGGCCCGTCGGACTGTCTCTCGCCTCGGGCCGTCTGGGAGCGCATCGGCGACGCCGGCGAGCGCCCACGCCCGCGAGACGTTCAGTCCGATCAAGTGGAGCGCGACGCCGCCTTCGCCGTCGGCGACGGAGACGGGCGCGGGGAGCGCGTCGAGATCGGGGAGGAACTCGTCGAACCAGTCAGCGAACGGTCCCGAGTCGGCGACTCGTCGCATGAGATCCGCCTCCGCGAGCGCCGGCGAGAGGAAGTCCCACCCGAGCGGTTCGTTCCCGATCGGCGCGTCGACGTCGTCGCGGTAGAACGCCAGCGCCGTCTCGACGACGCGCCGTTCGAGGCCGTCGTCGCCGACCGTTCGCGCGTAATCGAGGACCAGCGAGAGGGCGAATGCGGTGTTGCCGTGGGTCCCGACGCGAAACGGCCGATCCATCGTGAGAAACCGGTCGACCACGAGTTCGCGGATCCGCCCTTCCAACGGGGAGAGCGCGTCGCCCCAGTCGGTCGCTCGGGGGTCGTCCCAGCGGTCGAGCTCGGCCGCGAGCGCGAGCAGCCACGCCCAGCCGTACGGGCGCTCGAACGTCTCGCGGTCCTCGAACCACGCGACCTCGCCGGCGACGCGGCCGGCGGTCAGCCGGTCGTCGATCCCCGTCGCGATCGCGTCGCTGTCGGGGTGATCGGGGAACAGCCGCAGCGCGCGGACCAGACTCCAGTGGCTGTGGACCGCCGAGTGCCAGTCGAAGCAGCCGTAGAAGACGGGATGGCGCTCACGCGGCGGCGTCACGTCGTCGGGGCCGTCGACGGCCCCGGCCGCGTGGGGGTACTCGGTGTCGACGCCGTCGAGCGGGTGGGCGGTCAGCCGCGACGCGGCGCCGGCGTCGATCCAATCGGCCCGGCCGGAGAGGAGCGTCTCGTCGTCGGGCGGGGAGAAGTCGTTCATACCCCGGTGTCTCTCCGGGCCGAGTTCAATCGGTCGGCTCCGTGCGACCGAGTCGCCTCCACTGTCGATTCAGTACGTCCACAGTCGGCGGACCCGGTCTGCGACCTCCCCGTGCTCGCCCCGGAGCACTTCGGGGTCGCGCTCGCCGTCGACGTTGATCACGTGGACCTCGCCGCGCTCGCCGCCGTACACGTCTTGGAAGTCGTAGACGACGCCGACCACGTCCGTGTCGTCGGGGACGTCGTCGCTGTTCACGAGCTGCTCGACCTGCCGGTCGACGTTGTACTCGACGAGGCGGTCCACGGCCGCGGCGTCGTCGAGTCCGTCGGGCAGCAGGTCGACGCCGGGTTCGAGGTGCGGACCGAGCAGGTCGACGCAGTGGCGGATTCCCGACGGCTCGTCGTCGCCGTCGAGATCGCCGGTGAGCGCCCCGTACGTCGCCGTCACGGCGCCACAGCCGGTGTGGCCGACGACGACCGCGGTCCGGGTCCCTGCGTGCGCCAGCGGGTACAACACGTCGCCGGAGACGACCTCGCCCGCGTCGGTGCGCTGGACGACGCGGTTACCGATGTTGCCACAGGTGAACAGCCGTCCGGGCGTCTCGTTGCCGAATAGCTGGTCCTGCAGCACCCGGGAGTCAGAACAGCAGATCGTCACTGCCTCCGGGTGTTGCCCCTCTTGTACCTCGTCGAAGCGACCGGCGAACGCGTGGGCGTGCTCTGCGTTGTCGGCCAACAGGTCAACGATCGTCCGGTTCATACGCACGTGGTCCGCGCCCGCCTACATATGTTTGCCCGGTCGGCCAGGACGGGCAGTCCGGCCCCCTGGCGACATCGCCCCCGTTGTCCCCGGTGTAATTGGGCAGTGGGCAGATTCGAGCCGATCGTCACCGGGAGTTGTGAACGAGCGTGGATCTGGATCTCAATACAGTATTATCTTCCTAATATGGTACAGTGTGTCTAAGGTAGTTCCATGCAACGCTGAAATACTGGGAGGTGTTGTTCCGAGGTACGATGACAGAACGAACCATGGCCGACGTCAGCCACACCGCACCGCACGGCGCCTCCGCGGACCGAGTCTGGGAGCGAGGCGGCGAGAAACCCGAACCCCGAACGGACGGCGGCGACCGCGACGACGACTGAGTTCTCACTGCGACTGATCGGTCCTGCTGACACCCTGACTTCCGAGCGACTGCGTCGCCTACGCGATCCCGTCAGCTACCGTGGGCTGAGTCGTCGGTACCGTTCGCCGATCCTGTGAGTGCCTCCGTTCGAACAGCGGCCGCTCGGCCCGCGCCGCGACGCTGGTAAATATTTACTCGATACGTAGTAATCTGTGAAAAGACATATTACGGAGTAATGCGTACGGTGTCGTATGCCCCAGCAGGTCACCTTCGATTCGTACGCGGCAGCGGTCGCGACAGACGTCGAGGAGGCGTGGTCGCCGGACGAGCGCGCGGCGACGCCGACGTCGGCCGACGGTCCGTACGGCGTCGAGGACGCGACGACGACCGAACTCCCGAAGCAGTACACGACGTTTGGCTGCGTGGAGTACCGGCCGCGGGAGTAGCGGGCCACCAACGGGGGTGACTGCGGGAGCCGCCGACCGTTGAACTGCGGCGCCCGCGGCGTTCTCACGGGCGATAGGCGCGGCGACGGTCTCTTATCGGCGGACGCGAACCTGCGGGTGTGATAACCGTCGATGGCCTGCGGAAGGTGTACGGCGACTTCGTCGCCGTGCACGGGAGTACCTTCGACGTGGAGCCGGGGGAGATATTCGGCGTCGTCGGTCCGAATGGGGCGGGCAAGACGACAACGCTCAAGACGCTCGCGGGGCTCATCGAGCCGACGGCCGGCACGGTCCGCGTCGCCGGCGAGCACGCGGGCGACCCGGAGACGCGCACGGCGCTGGGGTTCCTCCCGGAGGAGTCGCCGCTGTACGAGGACATGACCGCGCGAAGCTACCTTCGGTTCTTCGCGGATCTGTACGAGGTGCCGCGAGACACGGCCGATCAGCGGATCGAAACCGCGCTCGACGATCTGGAACTGGAGCACCGCGACCGCCGACTGGGAGACGTCTCGAAGGGGATGAAACGCAAGGTCGCGATCGCCCGCTCGCTGGTCAACGATCCCGACGTGCTCGTGTACGACGAGCCGGCCTCCGGGCTGGACCCGCTCACGACGAACTACGTGCTGGAGTACGTCCGCGAGCTCGCCGACTCGGGAAAGACCGTGCTGTTCTCCGCGCACAACCTCTACCACGTGGAGTCCGTGTGCGACCGCGTCGTGATCATGAACGAGGGGGAGATCGTCGCCCGCGGCACCGTCGACGAGATCCGGGCCGACCACGGCGAGACGAGCTACCGCGTGTTCACCACGGTCCCCGTCGAAGGGAGCGATCCCGACGGCGACCGCCACGTGTCGGTCGTCGACTCGATGGACGCCGTCGAGGCGGTCCGGGAGGCCGCCGCGGACGCCGGCGGCGAGGTCGCCGACATCCGCACACGCGAGTCGACGCTGGAGGAGATCTTCCTCGACGTGGCCGGCCAGCCGATGCCCGGGAGCCGCCGGATCGAGCCCGGTTCCGACTCGCCAACGGCCGCTGGGAACCAGGAGGGCGATGATCGCGCGGATGCCGAAGTGTCGCCGGAGGCCGGAGAGTGATCTCGCCGCGGAAGGTCCTCCGCGTCGCGCGATGGGAGATGAGTCGCACCACCGGGACTGTGGACCGGAAGACGGCGGTTCTGGGAGGAGTCGCCCTCCTCCTCACGCTGGGCGTCGTCGCCGGCGGCCTGCTCGCGGGCGGCGTCGCGCTCGACGAGGACATCTACGCGGTCGCCGTCAGCCCCGACAGCCCGTACCACGAACCGGTGGCCGACGCCACCCCGCTGGAGCCCGTCCCGGCCGGCGCGCCGAACGCGGACGTGTACGTCGATGACCGCGATCCGGGCGACCGGTCGGCGACGGTCTCGGTCGCGGACACCCCGAAGGGACAGGCGGCGCTCGGCGCGTTCAGATCCGCGGTCGAGCGCCACAACAACGGATTGCTCCTCGCCGAAGCGAACCAGTCGGCCGCGTTCCCGGTCGGCGTCACCCTCAGCTACGTCGAGCGCGGGAGCCAGCGCATCGGCACCAACGACGGCGGCGTCGCCACCGGCGACGACGGCGTGACCGACGGCGACGGCGCAGGCGGCGGCAACGCGGGCGGCGACGGCGCCGGCGGCCCCGGCTCGACCGACGGCGACACCGCGGGCGGCGGGCTCGGCGTTCCCGACTTCGGCGGCGTCGCGGGGCCGCTGTTCGGCGGTCAGCCGACGGGGTCGCCCGCGGAAATCTCGCCGCCGTTCCCGTTCTCCTCGCTCGTGCTCGCGTTCGCGTTCCTCGTGCCGATGAACTTCGTCATTCAGGCGTACGGTTCGACGATCC contains:
- a CDS encoding S1C family serine protease, whose amino-acid sequence is MPTRRDVLAGLASAGAVGAAGCVQVGSSDAAPRATDANGTTGVDAEGGETGSTATETEVYRSTIESVVGILNYGPSGPQGSGSGFVAGDGYVVTNQHVVAGATEVKLRFQDNTWYDAEIVGTDAYSDLAVLRAETRPEWATPLSWVDTDPEPPVGTHVMAIGSPYGFSGSASTGIISGVDRVLSAPNNFTVADSVQTDAALNPGNSGGPLVTDDGAVAAVAARGGGDNLGFGVSAELSKRVVPELAETGEYRHPYMGVRLVEVSPVIAEAYDIDDVGGVLIVEVVEDGPAAGALRGTDGSTSVDGVSVPTGGDVIVGIGGTDVEVQADLSNYLALEASPGESVTFTVLRDGSETTVSFELGERPDPGI
- a CDS encoding DUF7128 family protein, with translation MVTATERDDMTWYQCDACGLLFDDPDDAEQHEEHCDAEDPSYLQ
- a CDS encoding DUF7508 domain-containing protein — protein: MSLQKPWRDLDRATVAAAPDRYGVYELGDATGDPVGYGVGVLRDELKETLAYGDAAKVRWVVAESREHADRLADQRF
- a CDS encoding DUF5796 family protein translates to MSAPHRNDIAPASVSVALREEGVEVEYLDGRVTFYHGVPEVVEGTLTTPPGKESHVLVTDPTETEGVLLYVNDLKTHDDILEQTGVGRVILGEGEEEELFPGVTARRPGGQRTAIEADPAVAGGRVFVFVEDDWGEQSYEFVADDGEGGERDDDEGTE
- a CDS encoding cold-shock protein, with protein sequence MANGKVDFFNDTGGYGFISTDDGDLDDDEDVFFHMEDVGGEDLTEGTEVEFDIESSPKGPRAANVVRQ
- a CDS encoding shikimate kinase codes for the protein MEGRAAAPGAGTVVNALATGRGAAFALDLETTATVTLDPDEEGVAGAIDGAPDGDTTLIERCVERVIDRYGAGEGGTVETESEVPTAAGLKSSSAAANAAVVATLSALGLEVANDPDADVTKTEACRVGVRAARDAGVTVTGAFDDASASMLGGVTVTDNREDDLLVSDDPFAEHALVWTPPERAYSADADVTACERVAPMAELATQLALDGDYARAMTVNGLAFSAALGFPTDPAVEAMAECDGVSLSGTGPSVVAVGNRDDLTAVRERWDERDGETRLTTTRERGARVL
- a CDS encoding chorismate mutase codes for the protein MSYDDTSQTPEELEAMSLDELREEIADIDRELVELIARRTYVADTIAGVKDRRDLPTTDETQEQAVMDRAGDNAERFDVDANLVKAIFRLLIELNKVEQRESR
- a CDS encoding rhodanese-like domain-containing protein, whose translation is MNSIRPAALDERLEAADAPFVLDIRPRSNFQRTAIDGSHNAPVYDDLRRGDDGSLRAHLDEIPRDEDVVVVCKMGVVAKRATSVLDAAGYDAMTLTGGISGWKGYQRNSIGYRVRSLVWDLKSAV
- a CDS encoding DUF2891 domain-containing protein, which translates into the protein MNDFSPPDDETLLSGRADWIDAGAASRLTAHPLDGVDTEYPHAAGAVDGPDDVTPPRERHPVFYGCFDWHSAVHSHWSLVRALRLFPDHPDSDAIATGIDDRLTAGRVAGEVAWFEDRETFERPYGWAWLLALAAELDRWDDPRATDWGDALSPLEGRIRELVVDRFLTMDRPFRVGTHGNTAFALSLVLDYARTVGDDGLERRVVETALAFYRDDVDAPIGNEPLGWDFLSPALAEADLMRRVADSGPFADWFDEFLPDLDALPAPVSVADGEGGVALHLIGLNVSRAWALAGVADALPDGPRRETVRRAAVAHARRGVDEAFTDDYAGSHWLSSFVCYLLTRNEGGIGVRG
- a CDS encoding carbonic anhydrase, with the translated sequence MNRTIVDLLADNAEHAHAFAGRFDEVQEGQHPEAVTICCSDSRVLQDQLFGNETPGRLFTCGNIGNRVVQRTDAGEVVSGDVLYPLAHAGTRTAVVVGHTGCGAVTATYGALTGDLDGDDEPSGIRHCVDLLGPHLEPGVDLLPDGLDDAAAVDRLVEYNVDRQVEQLVNSDDVPDDTDVVGVVYDFQDVYGGERGEVHVINVDGERDPEVLRGEHGEVADRVRRLWTY
- a CDS encoding ABC transporter ATP-binding protein; the protein is MITVDGLRKVYGDFVAVHGSTFDVEPGEIFGVVGPNGAGKTTTLKTLAGLIEPTAGTVRVAGEHAGDPETRTALGFLPEESPLYEDMTARSYLRFFADLYEVPRDTADQRIETALDDLELEHRDRRLGDVSKGMKRKVAIARSLVNDPDVLVYDEPASGLDPLTTNYVLEYVRELADSGKTVLFSAHNLYHVESVCDRVVIMNEGEIVARGTVDEIRADHGETSYRVFTTVPVEGSDPDGDRHVSVVDSMDAVEAVREAAADAGGEVADIRTRESTLEEIFLDVAGQPMPGSRRIEPGSDSPTAAGNQEGDDRADAEVSPEAGE